Proteins from one Syntrophales bacterium genomic window:
- the atpH gene encoding ATP synthase F1 subunit delta: protein MRGSEIAKRYAKALFKVAQEDEAVEKIHGELAGFALTLRENKNLMEFFANPVFDQNDKISVMKEILKKMKISGLTANFLYLLVEKRRMNIFFEVEACFRDYLDTLMNKVRVQVKTAFPLSDEMVARLSARLQEITGKNVEMAVDDDRSLLGGIVVAVGDTLYDGSIKTQLSRIRELIREEI from the coding sequence TTGAGAGGAAGCGAAATCGCGAAGCGATATGCCAAGGCGCTCTTCAAGGTCGCGCAAGAGGATGAGGCTGTCGAAAAAATTCATGGTGAGCTGGCAGGCTTTGCATTGACCCTGCGAGAGAACAAAAACCTGATGGAGTTTTTCGCCAATCCTGTATTCGACCAGAACGACAAGATATCGGTCATGAAGGAAATTCTCAAGAAAATGAAAATTTCCGGTCTGACGGCAAACTTTTTGTACCTTCTTGTCGAAAAGAGAAGGATGAACATTTTCTTCGAAGTCGAGGCCTGTTTCCGTGATTACCTCGACACGCTCATGAACAAGGTCAGGGTACAGGTGAAAACGGCATTTCCCCTGTCCGATGAGATGGTTGCAAGACTGTCGGCCCGCCTTCAGGAAATAACCGGCAAAAATGTGGAGATGGCCGTCGATGACGACAGGTCGCTCCTGGGAGGAATCGTCGTCGCCGTGGGTGATACCCTCTATGATGGGAGCATTAAAACGCAACTTTCGAGAATCAGGGAACTCATAAGGGAGGAGATATAG
- the atpA gene encoding F0F1 ATP synthase subunit alpha, with product MQAIRAEEITQIISKQIKEYEKKLDISETGTVLNVGDGIARVYGVENAMAMELLEFPGGILGMVLNLERDNVGVAILGEDTHIKEGDIVKRTGNIAQIPVGEGVLGRVIDATGRPIDGKGPIETNEFRRIEMVAPGVIHRQPVNQPVYTGLKAIDAMTPIGRGQRELIIGDRQIGKTAICIDAIIRQKTTGIKCIYVAIGQKKSTVAQVVEVLRQNDAMDYTCVVSACASDPGTLQYIAAFGGCSIGEYFRDNGQDALIMYDDLSKQAVAYRQISLLLRRPPGREAFPGDIFYNHSRLLERAAKLNDDLGGGSLTALPVIETQAGDVSAFIPTNVISITDGQVYLEPDLFYSGVRPAINVGLSVSRVGGAAQVKAMKQVAGTLKLDLAQYRELASFAQFGSDLDKATQAQLDRGARLVEILKQPQYKPMSLPEEVLVLFAAVRGYVDKYEVAQLKSYEEQLLSFVRAKHQDVLDELEQKQEIDSDVEKKLRAALEEFDSIFAAA from the coding sequence ATGCAGGCGATCAGGGCGGAAGAAATTACACAGATAATCTCGAAGCAGATCAAGGAATACGAGAAAAAACTTGATATAAGCGAGACCGGTACCGTGCTTAACGTCGGTGACGGCATCGCCCGCGTCTATGGCGTCGAAAATGCCATGGCAATGGAACTTCTCGAGTTCCCCGGCGGTATCCTCGGCATGGTGCTGAACCTTGAGCGGGACAACGTGGGTGTGGCCATTCTCGGTGAGGACACGCACATCAAAGAGGGCGATATCGTCAAAAGAACAGGGAATATCGCGCAGATTCCCGTGGGCGAAGGGGTCCTCGGCCGCGTTATCGACGCTACGGGACGGCCTATCGACGGCAAGGGGCCCATTGAAACCAACGAATTCAGGCGCATTGAAATGGTCGCTCCCGGCGTTATCCATCGGCAGCCCGTCAACCAGCCCGTGTACACCGGCCTCAAGGCCATCGACGCCATGACGCCCATCGGCCGGGGACAGCGGGAACTGATCATCGGCGACCGGCAGATAGGAAAGACGGCCATCTGCATCGATGCCATTATCCGCCAGAAAACAACGGGCATCAAGTGCATCTATGTGGCCATCGGCCAGAAGAAGTCCACCGTGGCGCAGGTGGTCGAGGTGCTGCGGCAGAACGATGCCATGGACTACACCTGCGTGGTTTCCGCCTGTGCCAGTGACCCCGGAACGCTCCAGTACATCGCGGCCTTCGGTGGTTGCAGCATCGGGGAATACTTCAGGGACAACGGTCAGGACGCCCTCATCATGTACGATGACCTCTCAAAACAGGCCGTAGCCTATCGCCAGATTTCACTTCTTTTGAGGCGCCCCCCCGGACGCGAAGCCTTCCCCGGCGACATCTTCTACAATCACTCCCGACTGCTCGAACGGGCCGCAAAGCTCAACGACGATCTTGGAGGGGGTTCCCTGACGGCCCTGCCGGTCATCGAAACCCAGGCCGGTGACGTGTCGGCCTTTATTCCCACCAACGTTATTTCCATAACCGACGGTCAGGTATATCTCGAGCCCGACCTCTTCTATTCCGGTGTCCGTCCGGCCATCAATGTGGGACTGTCCGTGTCACGGGTCGGCGGCGCCGCCCAGGTTAAGGCCATGAAGCAGGTGGCGGGAACCCTGAAACTCGACCTGGCCCAGTACCGTGAGCTTGCTTCCTTTGCCCAGTTCGGCAGTGACCTCGACAAGGCCACGCAAGCGCAATTGGACCGGGGCGCCCGCCTGGTCGAAATCCTCAAGCAGCCCCAGTACAAACCCATGTCGCTTCCCGAGGAAGTACTGGTACTGTTCGCGGCGGTCCGCGGATACGTGGACAAGTACGAAGTTGCCCAGCTCAAGAGCTATGAGGAACAGCTGTTGAGCTTTGTCCGGGCCAAGCACCAGGATGTTCTCGACGAACTGGAGCAGAAGCAGGAAATCGACAGTGACGTGGAAAAGAAACTGAGAGCCGCCCTGGAGGAGTTCGACAGCATTTTCGCGGCGGCCTGA
- the atpG gene encoding ATP synthase F1 subunit gamma encodes MAESLRDIKRKAQAVEKTKQITRAMNMVAASKLKSAQTRMENFRPYARKVMEVLNSLSSQMSGISNPLLAVREPKRAKLIVMTSDRGLCGGFNTNVIKAAEGFIKYHRNEGKELALVTVGKKARDYFRRKETVTNQYVDVLANFNMELAVALGADVIGPFEEAEYDELFIAYNEFRNIASQRPKIVRLLPLAAEEPAESDVFGDYIYEPSDEVLFAQIVPMYIRVQIFNGLLETSAGEHGARMVAMENATSSCEEMIETLTLKFNKARQAAITTELMDIVGGTEALAKSS; translated from the coding sequence ATGGCTGAATCATTAAGAGATATAAAAAGAAAAGCCCAGGCCGTCGAAAAGACGAAACAGATAACACGGGCCATGAACATGGTTGCCGCCTCGAAGCTCAAGTCCGCCCAGACGCGGATGGAGAACTTCAGGCCCTACGCCCGGAAAGTCATGGAGGTATTGAACAGCCTGTCGTCGCAGATGTCGGGCATTTCCAATCCTCTCCTGGCCGTCAGAGAGCCGAAGAGAGCCAAGCTCATCGTCATGACGTCCGACAGGGGGCTTTGCGGGGGGTTTAACACGAACGTTATCAAGGCTGCCGAAGGATTCATCAAGTATCACCGGAATGAAGGCAAGGAACTGGCCCTGGTGACGGTGGGCAAGAAGGCCCGCGATTATTTCCGGCGCAAGGAAACCGTAACGAATCAGTACGTGGATGTCCTGGCGAATTTCAACATGGAGCTTGCGGTAGCTCTGGGCGCTGACGTGATCGGGCCCTTTGAGGAGGCCGAATATGATGAACTCTTCATTGCCTACAACGAATTCCGCAACATAGCTTCCCAGAGGCCGAAAATAGTACGCCTGTTGCCGCTTGCCGCCGAAGAGCCGGCTGAAAGCGACGTGTTCGGTGACTATATCTATGAGCCCTCCGACGAGGTTCTGTTCGCCCAGATCGTTCCCATGTACATCAGGGTCCAGATATTTAACGGACTCCTGGAAACATCGGCCGGAGAACACGGGGCGCGCATGGTGGCCATGGAAAACGCCACCAGCAGTTGTGAGGAAATGATTGAGACTCTGACGCTGAAGTTCAACAAGGCACGACAGGCTGCCATTACGACCGAGCTCATGGATATCGTTGGAGGGACAGAAGCCCTGGCGAAGTCATCATAG
- the atpD gene encoding F0F1 ATP synthase subunit beta, which yields MNTGKIVQVIGPVVDVEFEEGKLPNILNSILITNPTINDEEDNLVVEVAQHLGDNAVRCIAMDVTDGLVRGMTAKDTGAPITVPVGKSCLGRILNVVGRPVDGLGPVGMEQTASIHREAPQFTEQDTSVHVLETGVKVIDLLVPFPRGGKMGMFGGAGVGKTVVMMEMIHNIAMHHGGISVFAGVGERTREGNDLYLEMKESGVISQAALVYGQMTEPPGARMRVSLTALAQAEYFRDEEGQDVLLFVDNIFRFTQAGSEVSALLGRMPSAVGYQPTLATDLGALQERITSTTKGSITAVQCVYVPADDLTDPAPATTFAHLDGTVVLSRPIAELGIYPAVDPLDSTSRILDPLVLGEEHYATARDVQMILQKYKDLQDIIAILGMDELSEEDRLTVSRARKIQRFLSQPFHVAAQFTGTEGTFVTVADTVRGFREILDGKHDELPEQAFYMVGGIEDVIEKAKRLSED from the coding sequence ATGAATACAGGAAAGATTGTTCAGGTAATAGGTCCTGTTGTGGACGTTGAGTTTGAAGAGGGCAAACTCCCGAATATTCTGAATTCCATATTGATTACAAACCCGACGATCAACGACGAGGAAGATAACCTCGTCGTCGAGGTGGCCCAGCACCTGGGAGACAACGCGGTCAGGTGCATCGCCATGGATGTCACCGACGGTCTCGTGCGGGGCATGACCGCCAAGGACACGGGAGCCCCCATCACGGTTCCCGTGGGAAAGTCATGCCTGGGACGAATTCTCAATGTCGTGGGACGGCCCGTGGACGGTCTCGGCCCCGTCGGCATGGAACAGACGGCTTCTATTCACCGCGAGGCACCGCAGTTCACCGAGCAGGATACGTCGGTGCACGTTCTCGAAACCGGCGTGAAGGTCATCGACCTCCTGGTCCCCTTTCCCCGGGGCGGAAAGATGGGCATGTTCGGGGGAGCCGGCGTGGGCAAGACTGTCGTCATGATGGAGATGATTCATAACATCGCCATGCACCATGGCGGCATTTCCGTTTTCGCCGGAGTGGGAGAGAGAACCCGTGAAGGAAACGACCTCTATCTGGAGATGAAGGAATCGGGCGTTATCAGTCAGGCTGCCCTGGTCTACGGTCAGATGACGGAACCCCCGGGAGCCCGCATGAGGGTTTCCCTGACCGCTCTCGCTCAGGCGGAGTATTTCAGGGATGAAGAGGGACAGGACGTGCTTCTCTTTGTGGACAATATATTCCGCTTTACCCAGGCCGGCTCTGAGGTTTCGGCCCTTCTCGGGCGTATGCCCTCGGCGGTCGGATACCAGCCCACGCTGGCCACGGACCTCGGTGCCCTCCAGGAGCGCATCACCTCTACCACGAAAGGCTCCATTACCGCCGTTCAGTGCGTGTACGTTCCCGCCGACGACCTTACGGACCCGGCGCCGGCAACGACCTTCGCGCACCTTGACGGAACGGTCGTTCTTTCCCGGCCTATCGCGGAACTGGGCATCTATCCCGCCGTGGATCCCCTGGATTCAACATCGAGAATTCTCGACCCTCTGGTTTTGGGAGAAGAACACTACGCCACGGCTCGCGACGTGCAGATGATCCTCCAGAAGTACAAGGATCTGCAGGATATTATCGCCATCCTGGGCATGGACGAACTCTCGGAAGAGGATCGGCTTACCGTCAGCAGGGCACGCAAAATTCAACGATTCCTTTCACAGCCTTTCCACGTTGCCGCCCAGTTTACCGGAACGGAAGGAACGTTCGTCACTGTCGCCGACACGGTGCGGGGATTCAGGGAAATCCTCGACGGAAAGCATGACGAGCTTCCCGAACAGGCCTTTTACATGGTTGGCGGGATTGAAGATGTTATTGAAAAGGCGAAGAGACTCTCCGAGGATTAG
- a CDS encoding F0F1 ATP synthase subunit epsilon → MADELLLEIVTPEEMVFSDEVEDVYVPGVEGAFGVLVGHAPLLSAVKPGELHFRREGKETSYAVGEGYAEVTGKRATVLVEICDRADRIDTAAVHRQKETAEAKLAKLDKDDSGYGKVMAEIEMAEIRLKVAEKA, encoded by the coding sequence ATGGCTGATGAATTACTGCTTGAAATAGTAACCCCCGAAGAAATGGTTTTCAGCGATGAGGTTGAAGACGTCTATGTTCCGGGTGTTGAGGGGGCTTTCGGTGTCCTCGTCGGGCACGCGCCCCTTTTGAGCGCCGTGAAACCCGGAGAACTTCATTTCCGTCGGGAGGGGAAGGAAACCAGTTACGCCGTGGGCGAGGGTTACGCCGAAGTGACGGGCAAACGGGCTACCGTTCTCGTGGAGATATGCGACCGCGCGGACAGGATTGACACGGCGGCGGTACACCGGCAAAAAGAAACGGCGGAAGCAAAGCTCGCGAAACTGGACAAGGACGACAGTGGGTATGGAAAAGTGATGGCTGAAATCGAGATGGCTGAAATCCGCCTTAAGGTAGCGGAAAAAGCCTGA
- a CDS encoding Na(+)/H(+) antiporter subunit D, translating into MFSSFYLPPFFFLMAGAIILPLLPKFLRSGSFILFPLLSLLVIWISPFGDLLTVGFAGYTLTVAHVDGLSRMFGTIFALITIIGGVYAYYLEDTGQQVAALLYAGGALGTVFAGDFLTLFIFWEIMAFSATYLIWARRTKESEGAGFRYVLVHLFGGGLLLSGILLHLSGGGSLELTQIIRDGSLSSRLILLGVALNAAVPPLHAWLADAYPKATVTGAVFLCAFTTKAAVYVLIRLFPGWEILIIAGAVMTLWGTIYALLSRDIREILAYSTISQVGYMVVGVGIGTQLALNGAVAHAFSHILYKSLLFMATGAVLYTTGTSKLDQLGGLAKYQRWIVGLYLVGAFSISGIPFLNGFISKSMIVSAAGYSHYEAAMFVLMLASMGTFLHTGLRLPYYTWFGANWGVRPKKEAPTCMIVGMGIAAFFCILFGIFPSLLYTWLPFDATYRPFTVPHLVEAVQTLGLTFVGFWLMKDRLAGEPAIPVDTDWFYRKTKPVFWAVFVRSVNFFFDTMEVKAIAFARSVAVLSKNPVRFFMHDESTDTTYSANRYRKPMSVILFVILVIFVVFAVRGTL; encoded by the coding sequence ATGTTCAGTAGTTTCTATCTTCCACCCTTTTTCTTTCTCATGGCCGGCGCCATTATTCTGCCGCTACTGCCGAAGTTTCTCCGCTCCGGGTCGTTCATCCTGTTCCCGCTTCTATCACTGCTGGTCATCTGGATATCCCCCTTCGGCGACCTGTTGACCGTCGGGTTCGCCGGCTATACTCTGACCGTCGCCCACGTGGACGGCCTGAGCCGCATGTTCGGAACCATCTTTGCTCTCATAACGATTATCGGCGGTGTCTATGCGTACTATCTTGAAGACACGGGCCAGCAGGTAGCGGCTCTGCTGTATGCGGGAGGCGCCCTGGGCACCGTTTTCGCCGGAGATTTTCTCACGCTCTTCATCTTCTGGGAAATCATGGCATTTTCCGCCACCTATCTTATCTGGGCGAGGCGGACGAAGGAATCCGAAGGCGCGGGTTTCCGCTACGTGCTGGTTCATCTCTTCGGCGGCGGGCTTCTCTTGTCGGGCATTCTCCTCCATCTTTCCGGCGGCGGCTCCCTGGAGCTTACGCAGATAATCCGTGACGGGTCACTTTCCTCCCGGCTTATCCTTCTGGGCGTGGCGCTGAACGCGGCTGTTCCTCCGCTGCACGCCTGGCTTGCCGACGCCTATCCGAAGGCGACCGTCACGGGTGCGGTGTTCCTCTGCGCCTTTACCACCAAGGCGGCAGTCTATGTGCTGATCCGGCTGTTCCCCGGATGGGAGATCCTCATAATCGCCGGTGCCGTTATGACTCTCTGGGGAACCATATATGCCCTGCTCTCCAGGGATATCCGGGAAATACTTGCCTATTCGACCATCAGCCAGGTGGGCTACATGGTGGTGGGCGTCGGAATCGGAACCCAGCTCGCCCTCAACGGAGCCGTAGCCCATGCATTCAGCCACATTCTCTACAAGTCACTGCTCTTCATGGCCACCGGCGCGGTTCTCTATACGACGGGAACGTCCAAGCTCGACCAGCTTGGCGGACTGGCGAAATACCAGCGGTGGATTGTGGGCCTGTACCTGGTCGGAGCTTTTTCAATATCGGGGATTCCTTTCCTGAACGGGTTCATCAGCAAGTCGATGATCGTAAGCGCGGCCGGTTACTCCCATTACGAAGCGGCCATGTTTGTCCTGATGCTGGCCTCCATGGGTACCTTTCTCCATACGGGTCTGAGACTCCCCTACTACACCTGGTTCGGTGCGAACTGGGGCGTCCGCCCCAAGAAAGAGGCGCCGACTTGCATGATCGTCGGCATGGGTATTGCCGCCTTCTTCTGCATTCTCTTCGGGATTTTCCCCTCACTTCTGTACACCTGGCTGCCCTTCGACGCGACCTATCGTCCCTTCACGGTGCCCCACCTCGTTGAGGCGGTGCAGACACTCGGCCTTACCTTCGTGGGTTTCTGGCTCATGAAAGACCGCCTCGCCGGAGAACCCGCGATTCCCGTGGATACGGACTGGTTCTATCGTAAAACAAAGCCTGTCTTCTGGGCTGTCTTCGTGAGATCGGTAAACTTCTTCTTCGATACCATGGAGGTCAAGGCGATTGCCTTTGCCCGCTCCGTGGCGGTCCTGAGCAAGAATCCCGTTCGGTTCTTCATGCATGACGAATCCACCGACACGACCTATTCGGCCAACAGATACCGCAAACCGATGTCTGTTATCCTGTTCGTCATTCTGGTGATCTTTGTTGTTTTCGCCGTGAGGGGAACTCTCTAG